From Scytonema millei VB511283:
ACTACAGACCTAGTTCGTTTATACCTGCAAGAGATCGGTCGCGTCCACCTGCTAGAAAGAGATGAAGAAGTTTCCGAAGCTCAAAAAGTGCAGCGTTATTTGCGAATGCGGGCGCTGTGCGTCAGTCATGCAGCAAAGGACGACTCGATTATCAAGACATACATCACCCTAATTGAAGCCCAAGAGCGACTGACTTCCGAACTAGGACACCGCCCCTCTTTAGAACGATGGGCTGCTAGCGCTGGTATATCCGTGATGGAACTCAAACCCGCTTTGGCAGTTGGAAAGCGCCGTTGGGCTGAAATTGCCAAAATCACCGTTGAAGAACTAGAGCAAATTCAAAACGAAGGTATTCATGCCAAAGAACACATGATCAAGGCGAATTTACGCCTGGTGGTTTCAGTTGCGAAAAAGTATCAAAATCGCGGTTTGGAACTGCTGGATCTGGTTCAAGAAGGAACTCTAGGGTTAGAAAGAGCGGTAGAAAAGTTCGATCCCACGAAAGGTTATCGCTTCAGCACCTACGCTTATTGGTGGATTCGTCAAGGTATTACCCGCGCGATCGCTACCCAAAGCCGTACTATCCGCCTTCCAGTTCACATTACCGAAAAACTGAATAAAATCAAGAAAGCTCAGCGCAAACTAGCACAAGAAAAAGGTCGCACCCCTACGATCGAAGATATTGCGCTCGAATTGGAGATGACTGCGCCTCAGGTGCGGGAAGTACTACTGAGAGTTCCTCGTTCCGTATCTTTGGAGACAAAAGTTGGGAAGGAAAAAGATACCGAGTTAGGAGATTTACTCGAAAACGACAGTATTTCCCCTGAAGAGTTGCTCATGCGTGAAGCTCTCCATCGAGATTTACAGCAACTCCTAGCAGATTTGACCGATCGCGAACGAGATGTGATTTTGATGCGCTTTGGATTGGGAGACGGACACTGTTACTCTCTAGCCGAGATTGGACGCGCTTTAGACTTATCGCGGGAAAGAGTGCGCCAAATTGAATCTAAAGCACTACAAAAGCTACGACAACCCAAACGACGTAACCGCGTGCGGGATTACTTAGAGTCCTTGAGCTAACAATTTGAGCTAACAACATCGATAGGGTGAAGGATCGTGACCGTGTTTTTTACAACCTAGTTAGATTCACTTTCATTCTTCATTCTTCACCTCTTCTGCCTATTTTTTAGCCAGAAGATTTTTATTATCTGTAAACTACGCCTCTCTTTTCTTAAAAATCATTCTCAATAGTCATAGCTTGTTGACACTTCAAGCAATAATTGACTATACTTATCAATTATTAAGCTTGCTTAAAAAGGTGGTTATGACTGCATACTCAGCTACCTCACTTAAGGCAGAACTCAACGAGCGGGGTTGGCGACTCACACCGCAGCGCGAAACGATCCTACAGGTTTTTCAAGAACTGCCTAGAGGAAAACATCTAAGTGCGGAAGAGCTTTACCAACAACTAGAAACTCAAACAGCAGGAATCAGTCTGTCAACTATTTATCGCACTCTAAAGTTAATGGCGCGGATGGGAATTCTGCGTGAGTTGGAGTTAGGCGAGGGACATAAACATTACGAGATCAATCAGCCCTATCCTCACCACCATCACCATTTAATTTGTGTTAGGTGCAATAAAACAATCGAGTTTAAAAACGATTCCATCTTAAAAATTGGCTCAAAAACAGCTGAAAAGGAAGGGTATCATTTGCTTGATTGCCAACTAACAATTCATGCTGTTTGTCCTTCTTGTCAAAGAGCGTTGTTGCCCATTTAGGCTCTTGGTAGTTGGTAGTTGGCTGACGGTTGACTGATAACTGTTCACTCTATTTTCTCGATGTTACCTGCTTTGATCCAGCCTTCGCGATCGCTATCCGATAAGCGAACTCTTTGCCAATTTTTATCTGGACTTTCTTCTAAAACGACAATCTGTTGATTGTATTCCAACCCGCCGATGCGTTCAGCACCCGCTCCAGGCTCGGCACGGAGACTTAAGCCTTTTTCCCAAGACACCCTAGCTCTATAGGTTCCTGGCGCTAGAGGCTCGGTAGAATTAGTTTCAGAATCCGCTTCCTCGCTTGTAGATTCGGCACGAGCGGCGCGAGCGGGATTAGACATTTCTGGCTGTACTTGCTTTTCTGGAGCAGGTGCAGCTTTTGGTTTTTGGGTGACTTCGTTAGCGAAAGTCGGCTTAGGTGGATGTGTCGTCACTCTATACATAAAGTACAAGGCAACTGCGGCGCTACCACCAATCAGGATCGCGATCGCTAAGCCAATACCCAGGACAAATTTAGCTACTCCTGCCAAAGTCATGGCGATACCTTAGTATTGTCCCATAATTACTACAGCACGAATCCTAACACAATCGTCTGAATGTAGTAGATTTTTTAATGATTGGTCGCTGGTCGTTAGTTAACGGTTAATAGTTGACAGTAGACGCTGCGCTACACTGCGTGAAGACAGTAAGAGAGTGGCGCGTGGTGCGCGAGTATGCGTGGTGCGTCGGCGGATGTAGGGTGTAGGGTGTAAGGGTGTGGATGTGACATGCGATAACTAGTTTCTGGTCACTGGTCGCTGATAACTGATAACTGATAACTGTTCTACTGTAATTGCCGCTGAATTCGGTTGCTCAGGCTGCTGTGTTTGGAGGCAAGGCGAGCTTTTCCAGCTGCTGCCCAATCTTGCAAAAACTGAATTTGTTCTTGGGCAGTACGGGCAAGGGGAATGATTTGACTCGCCGCCTCTAAAATGTCGTCAGTAGTAAAGTCTCGATTTTGACTGAAGCCGATATGCATGGCTTCCACGATTGTTTGCTCGATTTCTGCCCCAGAAAAATCAGGA
This genomic window contains:
- the sigC gene encoding RNA polymerase sigma factor SigC; protein product: MQALSFYADAAYEPQSVPQRFRSDYAEDDTDLGVDDLLTLDIDSNDRESLQPGVTRRTTDLVRLYLQEIGRVHLLERDEEVSEAQKVQRYLRMRALCVSHAAKDDSIIKTYITLIEAQERLTSELGHRPSLERWAASAGISVMELKPALAVGKRRWAEIAKITVEELEQIQNEGIHAKEHMIKANLRLVVSVAKKYQNRGLELLDLVQEGTLGLERAVEKFDPTKGYRFSTYAYWWIRQGITRAIATQSRTIRLPVHITEKLNKIKKAQRKLAQEKGRTPTIEDIALELEMTAPQVREVLLRVPRSVSLETKVGKEKDTELGDLLENDSISPEELLMREALHRDLQQLLADLTDRERDVILMRFGLGDGHCYSLAEIGRALDLSRERVRQIESKALQKLRQPKRRNRVRDYLESLS
- a CDS encoding Fur family transcriptional regulator, encoding MTAYSATSLKAELNERGWRLTPQRETILQVFQELPRGKHLSAEELYQQLETQTAGISLSTIYRTLKLMARMGILRELELGEGHKHYEINQPYPHHHHHLICVRCNKTIEFKNDSILKIGSKTAEKEGYHLLDCQLTIHAVCPSCQRALLPI
- a CDS encoding SH3 domain-containing protein, whose amino-acid sequence is MTLAGVAKFVLGIGLAIAILIGGSAAVALYFMYRVTTHPPKPTFANEVTQKPKAAPAPEKQVQPEMSNPARAARAESTSEEADSETNSTEPLAPGTYRARVSWEKGLSLRAEPGAGAERIGGLEYNQQIVVLEESPDKNWQRVRLSDSDREGWIKAGNIEKIE